The bacterium genome includes a region encoding these proteins:
- a CDS encoding cation:proton antiporter, translating to MRSDVFFTFYFLLSTFYFLFSGEIMTIFLEVGLILILVKILGELFERIKLPSIFGEITLGIILGPVLGLIILNDKTFSAAIIKLLGEIGAVFLLFSIGFTRVDFKKVTVSIKRIFPVSIFGAMFPFLAGFFIGYIFFSSVKVALLLGTALASTSIGVSVRTLMDVKYIATMVGATILFAAVLDNFLSMGTLGIVTGIIQREKVWYISMGITITELVGFIAVVYLMRRFIFPLLTKLTDKMIVEEATLGIIIGTLFVFAYLTHIFGLSVIIGAFLFGAGISIIPRLKTEVVVHKVRGIADGFFVPFFFLNMGLMFDFKGIGNVGIFASILLVALIVSQIIGGFLGGKIGRFNFKDSLIIGTALIPRNELALVVSTIGLEIGLLGSEVFSALILISLVTTIITPLLLRLIIKAR from the coding sequence GTGAGGAGTGATGTTTTCTTTACTTTCTACTTTCTACTCTCTACTTTCTACTTCCTATTTTCAGGAGAAATAATGACTATATTTCTTGAAGTAGGGCTAATTCTGATATTAGTCAAGATTTTAGGTGAATTATTTGAGCGGATAAAACTTCCTTCTATCTTTGGGGAAATCACCTTAGGCATAATTCTGGGGCCTGTTCTGGGTCTAATTATTCTTAATGATAAGACTTTTTCCGCAGCCATAATTAAACTTTTAGGTGAGATAGGGGCAGTATTTTTGTTATTTTCTATTGGGTTCACCCGTGTAGATTTCAAAAAGGTTACTGTATCTATAAAAAGGATTTTCCCGGTATCAATTTTCGGGGCGATGTTTCCTTTTTTAGCTGGATTTTTTATTGGCTATATTTTTTTTAGTTCGGTAAAAGTGGCGTTATTACTCGGGACAGCGTTAGCCTCGACAAGTATTGGCGTAAGTGTTCGCACCTTAATGGATGTAAAATATATTGCGACAATGGTAGGAGCAACTATTTTATTTGCCGCTGTTTTAGATAATTTCCTCTCGATGGGCACATTAGGGATAGTTACCGGAATTATCCAGAGAGAAAAGGTCTGGTATATTTCTATGGGAATAACCATTACCGAATTAGTCGGTTTTATCGCGGTGGTCTATCTAATGAGGAGATTCATTTTCCCTTTACTTACAAAATTAACGGATAAGATGATTGTTGAAGAAGCCACGCTGGGAATTATTATTGGCACGCTTTTTGTCTTTGCATACCTGACGCATATCTTTGGGTTGAGTGTGATAATAGGTGCATTTTTGTTTGGGGCAGGAATATCAATCATCCCAAGATTAAAAACAGAGGTTGTCGTTCATAAGGTTAGAGGGATAGCCGATGGATTTTTTGTCCCATTTTTCTTCTTGAATATGGGGCTGATGTTTGATTTTAAAGGGATTGGGAATGTAGGGATATTTGCCAGCATCCTTCTTGTGGCACTAATTGTCAGTCAAATTATCGGTGGTTTCCTTGGAGGAAAAATAGGTAGGTTTAACTTTAAAGATTCCCTTATTATTGGCACCGCACTTATCCCCAGAAATGAACTTGCCCTGGTTGTTTCTACCATTGGTTTAGAAATAGGGTTGTTAGGAAGTGAAGTCTTTTCGGCATTAATATTAATTTCATTAGTAACAACCATCATCACGCCTTTATTGCTCAGGTTAATAATTAAAGCCAGATAA
- the nadB gene encoding L-aspartate oxidase: MRYLVSFDTNKLPIIKTDILIIGSGAAGLRAAIEAADEGQVLIITKDKLKQCNTEIAQGGIAAVLTENDTYESHLQNTIEVGDGLCNEEAVRVLVEEGPQQIQNLIDWGANFDCKEGKLLFTQEAGHSTRRIIHARGDATGTELERILLAKVQLKKNISILENTFLIDLLTEDNICYGAIVQSKGKKREIIFASQTILATGGVGQIYRETTNSIIATGDGMAAAYRAGASLMDMEFIQFHPTTLYIAGAARALISEAVRGEGGILKNKYGERFMAKYHPALELAPRDVVSRSVLTELKLTNDTHVYLDVTHLDDEFLQNRFPNIMKTCHSFDIDIKKDLIPVRPTAHYTIGGIKTDLEGKTNIEGLYACGECANPGIHGANRLASNSLLECLVFGYRAGCSKNKIKSFPHISYIFEGKYLKDLDVEDVRNALKSLMWRDVGIEREKDKLVDAGKEIDFWSSYVLAKEFSTSDGFELQNMLIIGKLIQKAALMREESRGVHYRQDFPAKDDARFKRHIEFKG; encoded by the coding sequence GTGAGATATTTAGTCAGTTTTGATACCAACAAATTACCAATTATCAAAACAGACATTTTAATCATTGGTAGTGGTGCGGCGGGGCTCCGGGCGGCAATTGAAGCCGCTGATGAAGGTCAGGTGCTAATCATTACTAAGGATAAATTGAAACAGTGTAATACCGAGATTGCTCAAGGCGGTATCGCCGCAGTTTTAACTGAAAATGATACCTATGAAAGCCATTTACAGAATACCATAGAAGTAGGTGATGGGCTGTGTAATGAGGAAGCAGTTAGAGTATTAGTTGAAGAAGGTCCTCAACAAATACAGAATTTAATTGATTGGGGAGCAAATTTCGACTGCAAAGAAGGAAAACTACTATTTACCCAGGAAGCAGGACACTCTACCCGAAGAATAATCCATGCCAGAGGTGATGCCACTGGCACAGAACTTGAACGAATACTCCTCGCAAAGGTTCAACTCAAAAAAAATATCTCTATTTTAGAAAATACCTTTCTCATAGACTTACTAACCGAAGATAATATCTGTTACGGAGCAATTGTCCAGTCAAAAGGTAAGAAGAGAGAAATAATCTTTGCCAGTCAAACAATTCTGGCAACTGGTGGGGTTGGTCAGATTTATCGTGAGACAACTAATTCCATTATTGCCACTGGCGATGGGATGGCGGCGGCTTATCGTGCTGGTGCAAGTTTAATGGATATGGAGTTTATCCAATTTCATCCAACAACACTTTATATTGCCGGTGCGGCCAGGGCATTAATCTCAGAAGCCGTCCGGGGAGAAGGCGGAATATTAAAAAATAAATACGGCGAAAGATTTATGGCTAAATATCATCCCGCTTTAGAATTAGCCCCAAGGGATGTCGTCTCCAGAAGTGTCCTGACTGAATTGAAATTAACCAATGATACCCATGTATATTTAGATGTGACCCACTTAGATGATGAATTCCTGCAAAATAGGTTTCCAAATATAATGAAAACCTGCCATTCCTTCGACATTGATATAAAGAAAGACTTGATACCTGTTAGACCTACGGCTCATTATACCATTGGTGGGATTAAAACAGATTTAGAGGGCAAGACTAACATTGAAGGATTATATGCTTGCGGTGAGTGTGCCAACCCTGGTATCCATGGTGCAAATCGTTTAGCCAGCAATTCGCTTTTAGAATGTTTGGTTTTTGGATATAGAGCCGGGTGTTCAAAAAATAAGATAAAATCATTTCCACATATCTCTTATATCTTTGAAGGTAAATACCTGAAAGACTTAGATGTAGAAGATGTCCGCAATGCACTCAAAAGTTTAATGTGGCGAGATGTGGGTATTGAACGAGAAAAGGATAAACTCGTCGATGCAGGAAAAGAAATAGACTTTTGGTCTTCGTATGTTCTGGCTAAAGAATTTTCAACCTCGGATGGTTTTGAATTACAAAATATGTTAATCATCGGAAAACTTATTCAGAAAGCAGCACTTATGCGTGAAGAATCAAGGGGCGTTCATTACCGCCAGGATTTCCCTGCCAAAGATGATGCCCGATTCAAAAGGCATATTGAATTTAAAGGCTGA
- the serA gene encoding phosphoglycerate dehydrogenase, which translates to MKVLVSDPLSKQGLEILEKAESIEVDVKTGLKPEELVACIGDYDGMIVRSETKVTKEVIEASKKLQVIGRAGVGVDNIDVPSATKKGIIVMNAPGGNTVSTAEHTIGMILALSRNIPQADKSMKEGKWDRKKYMGVELCGKTLGVVGLGRIGSYVAQIGLAFNMKVLAYDPYISQEKAKRMGVELSELDELYRRSDYITLHVPKSDETKKMISKAEIDKMKDGVRIINCARGGLIDEQALYEGLKLGKVAGAALDVYETEPPVDSPLLTFDNCVLVPHLGASTIDAQINVGIEMAQQVVDALTSGVIRNAVNIQQVAPEVFQEIAPYLTLAEKIGSLHTQLTVEGIQEVEIKISGEIAEYEVTPFKVAVLKGMLATILKEPVVNYVNAPFIAKERGINIVENKEAKEEDFVNLITVTLKTDKKTSQIAGSIFQKNDARIVAIDGFRIDAIPQGNMLVISNIDKPGVLGKISTILGKNNINIAGLQMGRKTIGGKQLIVLNVDEPIPQTVLQEINAQEEILETTVVKL; encoded by the coding sequence ATGAAGGTATTAGTTAGTGACCCGTTATCAAAGCAAGGATTAGAGATTTTAGAGAAAGCAGAATCCATTGAAGTAGATGTCAAGACAGGACTTAAACCAGAAGAATTAGTGGCGTGTATTGGTGATTACGATGGGATGATTGTGAGAAGTGAAACAAAGGTGACTAAAGAAGTCATCGAGGCAAGCAAAAAATTACAGGTCATTGGTCGAGCCGGGGTAGGTGTGGACAATATTGATGTTCCATCTGCCACGAAAAAAGGGATTATTGTAATGAATGCCCCAGGCGGCAATACGGTTTCTACCGCTGAACACACAATTGGGATGATTTTAGCCCTATCACGAAATATACCACAGGCAGATAAATCTATGAAAGAAGGGAAATGGGACCGCAAAAAATATATGGGTGTAGAATTATGCGGAAAAACATTAGGTGTTGTTGGACTGGGAAGAATTGGCTCCTATGTTGCTCAAATCGGATTAGCCTTCAATATGAAGGTTCTGGCTTATGACCCTTATATTTCACAGGAAAAGGCAAAACGAATGGGGGTAGAATTATCTGAACTGGACGAACTCTATCGCCGCTCAGATTATATTACCCTGCATGTACCTAAATCTGATGAGACGAAAAAGATGATTTCTAAAGCAGAAATTGATAAGATGAAGGATGGTGTGCGGATAATTAACTGCGCCAGAGGTGGATTAATTGACGAACAGGCACTTTATGAGGGGCTTAAGTTGGGTAAGGTTGCGGGTGCGGCTTTAGATGTCTATGAAACCGAACCGCCAGTGGATAGTCCGCTTCTGACATTCGATAACTGCGTTTTAGTGCCGCATCTTGGTGCCTCGACGATTGATGCACAGATAAATGTCGGCATAGAAATGGCTCAGCAGGTCGTAGATGCATTAACCAGTGGGGTAATTAGAAACGCCGTTAATATCCAGCAGGTCGCTCCAGAGGTATTCCAGGAAATCGCCCCATATTTAACTTTAGCCGAAAAAATAGGTTCTCTCCATACTCAATTGACCGTCGAGGGAATACAAGAAGTCGAAATAAAGATTTCAGGTGAAATTGCTGAGTATGAGGTTACGCCTTTTAAAGTTGCGGTGCTTAAAGGGATGCTGGCAACTATCCTTAAAGAGCCTGTCGTCAATTATGTCAATGCACCTTTTATCGCTAAAGAACGAGGGATAAATATTGTTGAAAACAAAGAGGCAAAAGAAGAAGATTTTGTCAACCTCATTACCGTGACGCTAAAAACAGATAAAAAGACATCTCAAATTGCCGGCAGTATCTTCCAAAAGAATGATGCCAGAATCGTAGCAATTGACGGTTTTAGAATCGATGCTATACCTCAAGGTAATATGCTTGTTATCTCAAATATTGATAAACCCGGGGTTCTGGGCAAAATCAGCACCATTCTGGGCAAAAATAACATCAATATTGCCGGACTACAAATGGGTAGAAAAACTATTGGTGGTAAACAATTAATCGTTTTAAATGTCGATGAGCCTATACCCCAAACAGTTTTACAAGAGATTAATGCTCAGGAAGAGATTTTAGAAACAACAGTGGTGAAATTATAG
- a CDS encoding pyridoxal phosphate-dependent aminotransferase: protein MILSKRASNLSPSITLAISAKAKQMQADGIDVIGFGAGEPDFDTPELIKEAGITAIKSGFTKYTQDSGIIELKKAVCEKFKKDNNLIYEPSQILISSGAKHSLFNAIFVLADEGDEVIIPAPYWVSYEEQVKMAGATPTIVQTNDDFKLTPELFEKAITPQTKLLILNSPCNPTGAVYEKDELEALAEIAVENGIYIISDEIYEYLIYDGQRHFSIASLNPAVKELTITINGVSKAYSMTGWRIGYAAGTKEIILAMSNVQSHSTSNPTSISQKAALAALQGPQECIAEMVAQFDKRRKFIVQRLNGIKGFTCKTPKGAFYAFPDVSCIYGTKFNGKMINNSFGLTEFLLDEARVAVVPGDAFGAPNYIRLSYATSLKNIEKGLDRIEKAMAKLE, encoded by the coding sequence ATGATATTATCTAAACGAGCCTCTAATCTCTCGCCATCGATTACATTAGCCATAAGTGCTAAGGCTAAACAGATGCAAGCAGATGGAATTGATGTCATTGGCTTTGGGGCTGGTGAGCCTGATTTCGATACCCCAGAACTAATTAAAGAGGCAGGAATTACCGCCATCAAATCCGGTTTTACGAAATATACGCAAGATTCCGGGATAATAGAGTTAAAGAAAGCGGTCTGTGAAAAGTTTAAAAAAGATAATAACCTGATTTATGAGCCATCTCAAATCCTGATTTCAAGTGGGGCAAAACATTCACTCTTTAACGCTATATTTGTGCTTGCTGATGAGGGAGATGAGGTTATCATCCCGGCTCCTTACTGGGTAAGTTATGAAGAGCAGGTGAAAATGGCAGGTGCGACACCAACTATTGTTCAGACCAATGATGACTTTAAATTAACTCCAGAATTATTTGAAAAGGCGATAACACCTCAAACTAAACTACTTATTCTTAATTCCCCCTGTAATCCAACCGGGGCAGTCTATGAAAAGGATGAATTAGAGGCTCTGGCGGAGATAGCTGTAGAAAATGGAATTTACATTATCTCCGATGAAATTTATGAGTATCTAATCTATGATGGTCAAAGGCATTTTAGCATTGCCAGTTTAAATCCAGCGGTCAAGGAGTTAACCATTACCATTAATGGTGTCTCAAAGGCGTATTCGATGACTGGCTGGCGAATTGGTTATGCCGCCGGGACTAAAGAGATTATCCTGGCGATGTCAAATGTTCAATCACATTCTACCTCTAATCCAACATCTATTTCCCAAAAAGCCGCTTTAGCCGCATTACAGGGACCTCAAGAATGTATTGCCGAGATGGTGGCACAATTTGATAAAAGACGCAAGTTTATTGTCCAACGGCTAAATGGGATTAAAGGATTTACCTGTAAAACCCCAAAGGGCGCATTTTATGCCTTTCCTGATGTCTCCTGTATTTATGGGACAAAATTTAATGGAAAAATGATTAATAATTCCTTTGGCTTAACTGAGTTTTTATTAGATGAGGCACGGGTAGCGGTCGTCCCAGGAGATGCCTTTGGCGCACCAAATTACATCAGACTCTCCTACGCTACTTCTCTAAAAAATATTGAAAAAGGATTAGATAGAATAGAAAAGGCAATGGCTAAATTAGAATAA